The genomic window tcccgcccAGGCCCtcgagccgtcctctgctgcctcccggggtgcattCGCAGGAGGccggatcagaggaggagcagtgtGGGATGCGGGCGTGCTGGGCGCTGAGCggggcctgcccctgccctgtagCGCCGGCCAGCACCCGCCTCCCATCGTGCCGCAGAGGGGCGGTCAGCTCTTACTGCAGCCGGGTTGCCTCAGGAACCCTGGACGCTGGGTCCGAGGAGTTGCCCCAGGCCAGGGGGTCCTTCGCTCCTCCCACCTGCCGGCACCGCCCTGGCCCCactgctgccctcccctcccgCACCCCCACTTCTCGAACCCCCTGCAAGTCTGGAGGGTCCTGTGCCAGATCCTGGATTCCACGACTGCGTTTGAGAAAAGTGGGGCTCACAACAGGGTCCACGCGTGCtccacccctgcccagccctgggacccCGGCACCCCGAGCCCCCCAGCccttgccctcctcctcctctccggAGTGACCCCCATGCAGAGGCATGAGAGGCTGAGACTGGATTGGCCGGGGCCtgtgggttggggtggggggcgaTCCCCAGAGCTCGGGGAGGGGCTGGCTCCGGAGCAGGGGTTTTACGAGGGAGCCTGAGGCCGGGAACAGCAGCGCCACGCCCAGTGACTCACCCGCCTCCCGCTCTGGCTGCAAGGGAGAGATGGCAAACTTTTTCCAGCCTGCGCTAGGCACTAACTGATCTGACCCCGTGCCTGTGCCGGCCAGCTGCCCCCCCCCAGTCCCCTCCCTGCAAACTCCTGCTGAGAGGGGCCGGAGGGAAAGCTcagagcaggcaggggagggggcagggaggacagGCGGGAGGATGGAGATGTTGAGCGCATAGATGTCTTTGGGGGATGGCAGGTGGCGAGGGGGACCCCTCCGGGCCCTGTCGCAGAGCTGACTGGGGTGGAGCTGGGCGGGAAGCTCCCTGCCCTGGGAGGTCCCTGGCAGAGCGGCTCGGAGGACCTGCCCTCTGTcccgcagagccgggagccagggagcGGACGCCGGCCCTCGGGGCTGGAATGAAGCTGTCAGGACGGTTGGGTTTGGCCCCGGCAGGGATTGTGAAATGTCAGCGCTGACAGCAGCAGCTTCCCTGTCCTTGGccgctccggctccggctccggccggctgggccctggagcccacCTTGCTCTGGGGGACGCTGTCCCGTGTTGCCCTGCACGTGCCCGTCTCCCGCACTTGGCTCAGCCGATGCTGTGGGCCacgctggcctgggcctggcctttgACTGTGGGCACGCGTCCCTGTGGCTTGACAGACACCACATGgagggcccctcctcctccccaggaccCCCTGGACTCTCCCTTGGTCCCTCTCAGCAGGGAGCCCGGCCTCAGGTCTCTCTGAGCCCACTTGGGACAGCGTCCTACTCCAcctttatgcatatatatgtgtgtgtgtgtgtgtgtgtatgtatacacacacacacacacatatatatatatatatcttatttatttgaaaggcagagttacagagaaaggggaggggggagtcctgcatctgctggttcactctccaaatggccacaatggctggagttggactgatctggagccaggagcttcttccaggtctcccacgcgggtgcaggggcccaagaacttgggtatcctccactgctttcccaggccacagcagagagctggatgggaagtggagcagccgggtctcaaactggtgcccatgtaggatgccagcacagcaggcggcgactttgcccgctacgccacagcgccagcccctgctccatccTTTCTGAAGACGCTTACAAGTGACTTTACTTCTTTAGAAATAAACACTTTGCAATCTTCGGTTTGAAAcgctgcaggtgcacagggaatCTGCAGCAGTGGCACGATGCACTCACCCCCTTGACCTTGTTCCTTCGTGCTTGACCTTTCACCCCCGTACTCTCTGGATATCCAGATAGACTCTTCAAAGTAAATGGCGGACGGCAAACCCTAGGCCCCCAAGCAGCCTGTGTCTTCCCAGAGCGGATGCCGCTGCGAGCCTGGTCCCCGCACAGTCCCCACCCGGCTCCCCTCTGCCCGGCGTCGCGCCCTGCAGCAGCTGCTTCAAGCCAGCAAACAAGGGGGCTTCCAGaatgcatgggggggggggctggcgccgtggcacagcgggtgaagcctccgcctgtgacgccggcatcccatacgggcgccccttggagtcccggctgctccacttcccatccagctccctgctaatgcacctgggaaagcagcggaggacggcccgagtgcctggacccctgcgcccaagggggagactcagaggaagctcctggctcctggccattgccaccaactagggagtgaaacagcagatcgagactcgctctctctcgctctctctctcctgctctcaattaaaaaaaaatgcatgcaaaatgGAAGATCtgcttatttgggtgcaaagattgtgaaatccatgcctgGTTTCTTTTCATGATATTCGTCCCGGTAAACTTTCAAAGTTTTCTCGTACTTGAGCACAGGGGGAAGGGCCCCCACGCACTGGCCCCcctgctgcagtggccagtgctgtgccctcAGTATGCCGGCAGCCACGTCACGGGCCTGAGGCCATTACCTGCTCCCCCGCCACTGCCGCCCGGGGTGGGTTCAGTCCCCAGAACCCAGGCGTGAACCCGGgcgctccgatgtgggatgcaagcattctgttttaagagttatttatttgtttattgaggcagagttagagagagagggagaggtggagagaggtcttccatccactggtccactccccagatggccacaacggccggggctgggccaggctgaagtcaggagccaggaactacatccgggtctcccttgtgggatgccatgtaggatgccagcatcacaggcagcagtttaacccactgtgccacggccaGCCCCGGACACAAGCCTCAGCCACGGAGCCAAGCGCCCAGCCATCCAGGGGACTTGCGCCGTCCTGGTCGTGTGTCTGGAATGGCACGGACCACTGTGGGCAGAGTCTCCTCTGAGCTCCGCCCCGGCTCCGGCAGGGGCGCCTTTCTGCGCCGCTGGCTCTGGTCTTGGGCATAGAGCAGGAGCAACCTTGGGGCCGGGGACCACGGGGTAGGGGGGTCCGCGAGCCACGAGTCACTGCATGGCCAGCAGCCCCTCCTCGCCTCTCAGATCAGGGCCACCACCCTGGGACCCAGGTGCGCGCCGGCCGGCGatgaggagggggcggggcagcccgGCTCACCGGGCGTGCCCCTCCCCTCCGTACCTGCGCAGGTGTGTCCCGGCGTGAGCGAGGCCCCGGAGCTCTACAGCCGGGGCTTCCTGACCATCGAGCCGATCGCGCCGCTGCCGCCACCGGCGGTCATGGACTACATcttcctgctcctctgcctgTGCGGCCTGGTGGGCAACGGCCTGGTGCTCTGGTTCTTCGGCTTCTCCATCAAGAGGACCCCCTTCTCCGTCTACTTCCTGCACCTGGCCAGCGCCGACGGCGCCTACCTCTTCAGCAAGGCCGTGTTCTCCCTGCTGAACGCCGGCGGCTTCCTGGGCACCTTCGCCCACTATGTGCGCAGCGTGGCCCGGGTGCTGGGGCTCTGCGCCTTCGTGGCGGGCGTGAGCCTCCTGCCGGCCGTGAGCATGGAGCGCTGCGCGTCTGTCGTCTTCCCCGCCTGGTACTGGCGCCGGCGGCCCAGGCGCCTGTCGGCTGTGGCGTGcgccctgctctggctgctggcactgctggtcaCCGGCGTCCACAACTACTTCTGCGTGTTCCTGGGCCGCGAGGCCTCCGGGGGCGGCTGCAGGCACACCGACGTCTTCCTGGGCATCTTGCTCTTCCTCGTCTTCTGCCCGCTCATGGTGCTGCCCTGCCTGGCCCTCGTGCTGCACGTGGAGTGCCGGGCGCGGCGGCGCCAGCGCTCGGCCAAGCTCAACCACGTGGTCCTGGCCATGGTCTCCGTCTTCCTCGTGTCCTCCATCTACCTGGGCATCGACTGgttcctcttctgggtcttccagatCCCCGCGCCCTTCCCCGAGTACGTCACGGACCTGTGTATCTGCATCCACAGTGGCGCCAAGCCCGTGGTGTACTTCCTGGCCGGCAGGGACAAGTCGCAGCGCCTCTGGGAGCCCCTCAGGGTGGTCTTCCAGCGGGCCCTGCGCGACGGCGCCGAGCCGGCCGAGCCCGCGGCCAGCACCCCCAACACGGTCACCATGGAGATGCAGGGCCCCTCCGGGAACGCCTCGTGAGGGGCCTGGCGGGCCAGGGCTG from Oryctolagus cuniculus chromosome 1, mOryCun1.1, whole genome shotgun sequence includes these protein-coding regions:
- the MRGPRF gene encoding mas-related G-protein coupled receptor member F, yielding MAENCSWEAHPTNRNKVCPGVSEAPELYSRGFLTIEPIAPLPPPAVMDYIFLLLCLCGLVGNGLVLWFFGFSIKRTPFSVYFLHLASADGAYLFSKAVFSLLNAGGFLGTFAHYVRSVARVLGLCAFVAGVSLLPAVSMERCASVVFPAWYWRRRPRRLSAVACALLWLLALLVTGVHNYFCVFLGREASGGGCRHTDVFLGILLFLVFCPLMVLPCLALVLHVECRARRRQRSAKLNHVVLAMVSVFLVSSIYLGIDWFLFWVFQIPAPFPEYVTDLCICIHSGAKPVVYFLAGRDKSQRLWEPLRVVFQRALRDGAEPAEPAASTPNTVTMEMQGPSGNAS